A window from Streptomyces sp. NBC_00335 encodes these proteins:
- a CDS encoding polyprenyl synthetase family protein has translation MNPGNPAVENTDASAGPAGGEKADTLALLERGRTLSTPVLRAAVDRLAAPMDTVAAYHFGWIDAHGNPADGDGGKAVRPALALLSAEAAGAAAEVGIPGAVAVELVHNFSLLHDDLMDGDEQRRHRDTVWKVHGPALAILVGDALFALANEVLLELGTVEAGRAARRLTTASRKLIDGQAQDISYEHRESVTVEECLEMEGNKTGALLACAVSIGAVLGGADDRTADKLEEYGYHLGLAFQAVDDLLGIWGDPESTGKQTWSDLRQRKKSLPVVAALAAGGPASEELTQLLAADAKSNDFENFSEEEFAARAALIEAAGGRRWTADEARRQYEIAIKALDEVDMDQRVRDQLVALADFVVVRKR, from the coding sequence GTGAACCCGGGGAATCCGGCCGTCGAGAACACGGACGCCAGTGCGGGCCCGGCCGGCGGGGAGAAGGCGGACACGCTCGCCCTCCTCGAACGAGGCCGTACGCTCTCGACGCCCGTGCTCCGCGCCGCCGTGGACCGGCTCGCCGCGCCCATGGACACCGTCGCCGCCTACCACTTCGGCTGGATCGACGCCCACGGCAACCCGGCGGACGGCGACGGCGGAAAGGCCGTCCGCCCCGCCCTCGCCCTGCTCTCGGCGGAGGCCGCCGGCGCCGCCGCCGAGGTCGGCATCCCCGGCGCCGTCGCGGTCGAACTCGTCCACAACTTCTCGCTGCTGCACGACGACCTGATGGACGGCGACGAGCAGCGCCGCCACCGCGACACGGTGTGGAAGGTCCACGGACCCGCCCTGGCCATCCTGGTCGGCGACGCGCTGTTCGCCCTGGCCAACGAGGTGCTCCTGGAGCTCGGCACGGTCGAGGCCGGCCGCGCGGCCCGCCGCCTGACCACCGCGAGCCGCAAGCTCATCGACGGCCAGGCCCAGGACATCTCCTACGAGCACCGCGAGAGCGTCACCGTCGAGGAGTGCCTGGAGATGGAGGGCAACAAGACCGGCGCCCTGCTCGCCTGCGCGGTCTCCATCGGCGCCGTGCTCGGCGGCGCGGACGACCGTACGGCCGACAAGCTGGAGGAGTACGGCTACCACCTCGGCCTCGCCTTCCAGGCCGTCGACGACCTCCTCGGCATCTGGGGCGACCCGGAGTCCACCGGCAAGCAGACCTGGAGCGACCTGCGTCAGCGCAAGAAGTCGCTGCCCGTCGTCGCCGCCCTCGCCGCCGGCGGACCGGCCAGTGAGGAACTCACCCAGCTGCTCGCCGCCGACGCCAAGAGCAACGACTTCGAGAACTTCTCCGAGGAGGAGTTCGCGGCCCGCGCAGCGCTCATCGAGGCCGCCGGCGGCCGCCGGTGGACCGCCGACGAGGCGCGCCGCCAGTACGAGATCGCCATCAAGGCCCTCGACGAGGTGGACATGGACCAGCGCGTGCGCGACCAGCTCGTGGCGCTCGCCGACTTCGTCGTCGTGCGCAAGAGGTGA